A DNA window from Limanda limanda chromosome 6, fLimLim1.1, whole genome shotgun sequence contains the following coding sequences:
- the LOC133002921 gene encoding extracellular calcium-sensing receptor-like → MAAGPDVCLSGWLTSIPQLAGAMCHVVDHSIHQQQQVLSCVGSGPFSAKRLNDRELKFARIVMFTVEEINRDTKLLPGLSLGYRLYNGCGEEDQIRAAVEAVNGEDSKGCADQIQALLGHSASGVSKAINIILSPLSIPQVSHLSTCACLGDKRHFPTFFRTVPSDRFQVIGLVQLMKYFDWRWVGIIYTTGLYSAEGTTAFAKEAEKEGICVEYRLPHSDTNVKFPAIVEALRKSSSKVVLLFLPLSSTQSFLSNIEKYNITGKQWVGSEAWITQTDLASDGRKSLLQGAMGFALPEASIPGLGEFLLSLKPSGEPQSAIVKDFWESFFDCSFSPSNTSATCTGTEDLSTVSSDYTDVTHFRPENNVYKAVYLVAHAIHALLQCHNGSNPTTGKSCVTKDQVLEHIRYMNFTTQSGAKVLFDENGDSVAQYDLVNWQIKDDGSVEIVNIGKFDSSLPEREKFKLEDNTRIVWGGNSMQVPRSVCREPCLPGTRKAINKHKPVCCFDCFECPEGTISNETNSPDCLICPPELWPNEKKDQCLPKPTEYLSYKEIMGALLTGIGCVGIFLSLLTSIIFLTHKETPIVKANNSELSFLLLFSLTLCFLCSLTFIGRPSEWSCMLRHTAFGITFVLCISCVLGKTIVVLMAFRATLPGRNMMKWFGPVQQRLSVLSLTLVQVVICVVWLTINPPLPRMNMKYYKDKIILECALGSAVGFWAVLGYIGLLALLCFILAFFARKLPDSFNEAKLITFSMLIFCAVWITFIPAYVSSPGKFTVAVEIFAILASSFGLLICIFVPKCYIILFRPEQNSKRHLMGKTPPRTH, encoded by the exons AGCCATGTGCCATGTCGTCGATCACTCTATCCACCAACAGCAACAGGTTCTGAGTTGCGTGGGCTCGGGCCCGTTCAGTGCTAAAag GCTGAATGACAGGGAACTGAAGTTTGCCAGGATAGTGATGTTTACAGTGGAGGAGATCAACAGAGATACTAAGCTCCTTCCTGGATTGAGTCTGGGTTACAGGCTGTACAATGGCTGTGGGGAAGAGGACCAGATTCGAGCAGCAGTGGAAGCCGTAAACGGAGAAGACTCAAAGGGCTGCGCTGACCAGATACAGGCTCTCCTGGGCCATTCCGCCTCCGGAGTGAGTAAAGCTATAAACATCATACTCAGCCCGCTATCCATTCCACAG gTGAGCCATCTCTCTACTTGTGCTTGCTTGGGTGACAAAAGGCATTTCCCCACATTCTTTAGAACTGTGCCCAGTGACCGCTTCCAAGTCATCGGTCTGGTGCAGCTCATGAAATACTTTGACTGGCGCTGGGTGGGGATTATCTATACTACGGGCTTGTACTCAGCCGAAGGTACAACGGCATTTGCaaaggaagcagagaaagaggGCATATGTGTTGAATACCGGTTACCTCACTCAGATACAAATGTAAAATTTCCTGCTATTGTGGAGGCTCTGAGGAAATCCTCGTCCAAGGTGGTCCTCTTGTTTTTGCCTTTATCCTCCACTCAATCGTTCTTGTCGAACATAGAGAAGTATAACATTACTGGAAAGCAATGGGTTGGCAGTGAGGCTTGGATCACTCAAACAGACCTGGCTTCTGATGGGAGAAAGAGCCTTTTGCAAGGGGCGATGGGCTTCGCTCTCCCTGAGGCCTCAATACCAGGTCTTGGTGAATTCTTACTCAGCTTAAAGCCCTCTGGCGAGCCACAGAGTGCTATAGTTAAAGATTTCTGGGAGTCGTTCTTTgactgcagcttctctccttcAAATACTTCTGCTACGTGTACTGGCACAGAAGATCTCAGCACAGTCTCCAGTGACTACACAGACGTGACACATTTTAGGCCAGAGAATAATGTGTACAAAGCTGTGTACTTGGTGGCACATGCTATTCACGCACTACTGCAATGTCACAACGGCTCAAATCCAACCACTGGAAAGTCCTGCGTGACTAAAGACCAA GTGTTGGAGCACATTAGGTACATGAACTTCACCACACAGAGTGGGGCCAAGGTTTTATTTGATGAAAACGGAGACTCAGTTGCCCAGTACGACTTAGTTAACTGGCAAATTAAAGACGATGGCTCTGTTGAGATCGTAAACATTGGTAAATTTGACAGTTCTCTTCCGGAGAGGGAGAAATTCAAACTAGAAGACAACACCAGGATAGTTTGGGGAGGAAACAGTATGCAG GTGCCGAGGTCTGTTTGCAGAGAGCCGTGTCTACCAGGGACTCGAAAGGCAATAAACAAGCATAAACCTGTGTGCTGCTTCGACTGCTTTGAGTGCCCCGAGGGAACAATTAGTAATGAGACAA ATTCTCCCGACTGTTTGATCTGTCCACCTGAACTTTGGCCGAATGAAAAGAAAGACCAGTGTCTCCCGAAGCCGACTGAGTACCTCTCCTACAAAGAGATCATGGGGGCACTTTTAACTGGAATTGGTTGTGTTGGCATATTTTTATCTCTGCTGACATCAATCATTTTTCTGACTCATAAAGAGACTCCCATTGTTAAAGCCAACAACTCCGAgctgagcttcctgctgctcttctccctgactctgtgctTCCTGTGCTCCCTCACCTTCATCGGCCGGCCCTCTGAGTGGTCCTGCATGCTGCGACACACTGCGTTCGGCATCACCtttgtcctctgcatctcttGTGTCCTCGGGAAAACTATAGTGGTGTTAATGGCCTTCAGGGCGACACTTCCAGGCAGAAATATGATGAAATGGTTCGGTCCTGTACAGCAGAGGCTCAGTGTTCTCAGTTTGACCCTGGTTCAGGTTGTAATTTGTGTAGTTTGGCTCACAATCAACCCTCCACTCCCGAGGATGAACATGAAATACTATAAAGATAAGATCATCTTAGAGTGCGCTCTGGGGTCAGCTGTAGGATTCTGGGCTGTGCTGGGTTACATCGGACTTCTTGCTCTCTTGTGTTTCATTCTTGCTTTTTTTGCCAGGAAGCTGCCAGACAGCTTTAATGAGGCCAAACTGATCACCTTCAGCATGTTGATATTCTGTGCAGTCTGGATCACATTCATCCCGGCATATGTCAGCTCTCCTGGGAAGTTCACTGTGGCTGTGGAGATATTTGCTATTCTGGCCTCCAGCTTTGGCTTGCTGATATGCATTTTTGTTCCAAAATGCTACATTATCCTATTCAGGCCAGAACAAAACTCAAAGAGACATTTGATGGGAAAAACACCACCAAGGACACATTGA
- the LOC133002922 gene encoding extracellular calcium-sensing receptor-like — translation MGWITCILFTLLAGIKLDDRELKFARTVMFTVEEINRDTKLLPGISLGYSLYSGCGDENLIRAAVEAVNGEDSKGCADQIQALLGHSDSGVSKGINIILSPLSIPQVSHFSTCACLGDKRQFPTFFRTVPSDRFQVIGLVQLMKYFDWRWVGIIYSQGLYSDAGTMAFAKEAEKEGICVEYRLPHSDTNVKFTATVEALRKSSSKVVLLFMHLAPTKSFLSEIKKYNITGKQWVGSEAWITQTDLASDGRKSLLQGAMGFALPQASIPGLGEFLLSFKPSDEPQSAIVKDIWESFFDCSFSPSNTSATCTGTEDLSTVSSDYTDVTHFRAENNVYKAVYLVAYAIHALLQCHNGSNPTTGKSCVTKDQVLEHIKYVNFTTQSGAKVFFDENGDSVAQYDLVNWQIKDDGSVEIVNIGQFDTSLPEGEKFKLKDNTRIVWGGNSMQVPRSVCREPCLPGTRKALTKHKPVCCFDCLECPEGMMSNETNSPDCLICPPELWPNEKKDQCLPKPTEYLSYKEIMGALLTGFGCVGIFLSLLTSIIFLTYKDTPIVKANNSELSFLLLFSLTLCFLCSLTFIGRPSEWSCMLRHTAFGITFVLCISCVLGKTIVVLMAFRATLPGRNMMKWFGPAQQRLSVLSFTLVQVVICVVWLTTNPPFPRMNMKYYKDKIILECALGSSVGFWAVLGYIGLLAILCFILAFFARKLPDSFNEAKLITFSMLIFCAVWITFIPAYVSSPGKFTVAVEIFAILASSFALLICIFVPKCYIILFRPEQNSKRNLMGKIPPRTF, via the exons ATGGGTTGGATCACTTGTATCCTCTTCACTCTGCTGGCAGGGAtaaa GCTGGATGACAGGGAACTGAAGTTTGCCAGGACAGTGATGTTTACAGTGGAGGAGATCAATAGAGATACTAAGCTTCTTCCTGGAATAAGTCTGGGCTACAGCCTTTACAGTGGCTGTGGGGATGAGAACCTGATTCGAGCAGCAGTGGAAGCCGTAAACGGAGAGGACTCAAAGGGCTGCGCTGATCAGATACAGGCTCTCCTGGGCCATTCCGACTCCGGAGTGAGTAAAGGTATAAACATCATACTCAGCCCGCTGTCCATTCCACAG gTGAGCCATTTCTCCACTTGTGCTTGCTTGGGTGACAAAAGGCAGTTCCCCACATTCTTCAGAACTGTGCCCAGTGACCGCTTCCAAGTCATCGGTCTGGTGCAGCTCATGAAATACTTTGACTGGCGCTGGGTGGGGATTATTTATTCTCAAGGTTTGTACTCAGACGCAGGTACAATGGCATTTGCAAaggaggcagaaaaagaggGCATATGTGTTGAATACCGGTTACCTCACTCAGATACAAATGTAAAATTTACTGCTACTGTGGAGGCTCTGAGGAAATCTTCGTCCAAGGTGGTCCTCTTGTTTATGCACTTAGCCCCCACCAAATCGTTCTTGTCAGAAATAAAGAAGTATAATATTACTGGAAAGCAATGGGTTGGCAGTGAGGCTTGGATCACTCAAACAGACCTGGCTTCTGATGGGAGAAAGAGCCTTTTGCAGGGGGCGATGGGCTTCGCCCTCCCTCAGGCCTCAATACCAGGTCTTGGTGAATTCTTACTCAGCTTTAAGCCCTCTGACGAACCACAGAGTGCTATAGTTAAAGATATTTGGGAGTCGTTCTTTGACTGCAGCTTCTCTCCGTCAAATACTTCTGCTACGTGTACTGGCACAGAAGATCTCAGCACAGTCTCCAGTGACTACACAGACGTGACACATTTTAGGGCAGAGAATAATGTTTACAAAGCTGTCTACTTGGTGGCATATGCTATTCACGCACTACTGCAATGTCACAACGGCTCAAATCCAACCACTGGAAAGTCCTGCGTGACTAAAGACCAA GTGTTGGAGCACATTAAGTATGTGAACTTCACAACACAGAGTGGGGCCAAGGTTTTCTTTGATGAAAACGGAGACTCAGTTGCCCAGTATGACTTAGTtaactggcaaataaaagatgaCGGCTCTGTTGAGATTGTAAACATCGGTCAATTTGACACGTCTCTTCCGGAGGGGGAGAAATTCAAACTAAAAGACAACACCAGGATAGTTTGGGGAGGAAACAGTATGCAG GTGCCGAGGTCTGTTTGCAGAGAACCGTGTCTCCCAGGGACTCGAAAGGCGTTAACCAAGCATAAACCTGTGTGCTGCTTCGACTGCTTGGAGTGCCCTGAGGGAATGATGAGTAACGAGACAA ATTCTCCCGACTGTTTGATCTGTCCACCTGAACTTTGGCCGAATGAAAAGAAAGACCAGTGTCTCCCGAAGCCGACTGAGTACCTCTCCTACAAAGAGATCATGGGGGCACTTTTAACTGGATTTGGTTGTGTGGGCATATTTTTATCTCTACTGACGTCAATCATTTTTCTGACTTATAAAGACACTCCCATTGTTAAAGCCAACAACTCCGAgctgagcttcctgctgctcttctccctgactctgtgctTCCTGTGCTCCCTCACCTTCATCGGCCGGCCCTCTGAGTGGTCCTGCATGCTGCGACACACTGCGTTCGGCATCACCTTTGTCCTCTGCATATCTTGTGTCCTGGGGAAAACTATAGTGGTGTTAATGGCCTTCAGGGCGACACTTCCAGGCAGAAATATGATGAAATGGTTCGGTCCTGCACAGCAGAGGCTCAGTGTTCTGAGTTTCACCCTAGTTCAGGTTGTAATTTGTGTAGTTTGGCTCACAACCAACCCTCCATTTCCAAGGATGAACATGAAATACTATAAAGATAAGATCATCTTAGAGTGCGCTCTGGGGTCATCTGTCGGGTTCTGGGCTGTGCTGGGTTACATCGGCCTTCTTGctattttgtgtttcattctTGCTTTTTTTGCCAGGAAGCTGCCAGACAGCTTTAATGAGGCCAAACTGATCACCTTCAGCATGTTGATATTCTGTGCAGTCTGGATCACATTCATCCCGGCATATGTCAGCTCTCCTGGGAAGTTCACTGTGGCTGTGGAGATATTTGCTATTCTGGCCTCCAGCTTTGCCTTGCTGATATGCATTTTTGTTCCAAAATGCTACATTATCCTATTCAGGCCAGAACAAAACTCAAAGAGAAATTTGATGGGAAAAATACCACCAAGGACATTTTGA